The window CGGGCGATCGCTTTACACGAGGCGAGGAAGCCCTCAAAACTGGTACCGAGCTGATCGCCAGGCCAGCCGGGTAATTCGTCCCAGCCCGCACGTTGCAACGGTGCTGCCGGCGGTGCTTCGGGCTTGACCTCGGTCGGCGGGCAGGGGCAAAGCTGCGGCGGGGGTTGAGTCGCGGGCGGAGCCGGCGGGATGGGTTGCGTCGCACAGCCGGCGAGCATTGCCGCCATCCAGAGTAGCTTTCGCCAGTCTCGCATAAGGGATTCCTCGTTGTTCGTGCGGCGCATTATAGCCGGCGGGGCGTGGCGCTATGGCTTCGCTGTGGCCGGATAGTTCCCCGCCCGGCAGCCGGCAAAAATAAAGCGCCGCTCGCGAGCGGCGCTTTGTCATCGGGCAGAAGCCGCTTACATCGAGATGCTGCCGCTCACTTCGATTGCAGTGCCGTTGATGTAGCTCGCCTCGTCCGACGCCAGGAACGCGTAAACGTTGGCGATTTCTTCGGGCTTGCCCAGACGGCGCAGCGCCACCTTCTCTTCCATCGCGGCGATGACCTTTTCCGGCATCGAGCTCAGGATGTTGGTCGCGATGAAGCCAGGGCACACTGCGTTGACACGAACGCCCTTGGGGCCGAGCTCTTTCGCCCAGGTCTTGGTGAAGCCGATTACGCCGAATTTGGCCGCAGCGTAGTTGGTCTGGCCGAAGTTGCCATACAGGCCGACGACGGACGACGCATTCAGGATCACACCGCTGCCCTGCTCGACCAGGATGTCGACCACAGCACGGGCGCAGTTGTAGACGCCCTTCAGGTTGATGTCGATGACGCGGTCGAACTGCTCGTCGGTCATCTTCTGCAGGCGTGCATCGGCGACGATGCCGGCGTTGTTCACCAGCGAGTCGATACGGCCGTACTTTTCCTTCACTGCGGCGACCATGTCGGCAATCTGCTGACGGTTGGTCACGTTGACGACAAAGCCTTCCGCCTTGCCGCCGGCAGCCTTGATCTCTTCGACCACGCCAGCCACTGCTTCCAGGTTCAGGTCACAGACGACGACCGTCGCGCCCTCAGCGGAAAACTTCAGTGCTGTCGCCTTACCGATGCCGTTTGCAGCGCCAGTGATAATCGAAATCTTTCCATTCAGTCGCATAT is drawn from Chitinivorax sp. PXF-14 and contains these coding sequences:
- the fabG gene encoding 3-oxoacyl-ACP reductase FabG; the encoded protein is MRLNGKISIITGAANGIGKATALKFSAEGATVVVCDLNLEAVAGVVEEIKAAGGKAEGFVVNVTNRQQIADMVAAVKEKYGRIDSLVNNAGIVADARLQKMTDEQFDRVIDINLKGVYNCARAVVDILVEQGSGVILNASSVVGLYGNFGQTNYAAAKFGVIGFTKTWAKELGPKGVRVNAVCPGFIATNILSSMPEKVIAAMEEKVALRRLGKPEEIANVYAFLASDEASYINGTAIEVSGSISM